The DNA region CTTAGttacaaatattcaaattcagtttgtttattaatcaaattctaaaatttattCATGTTCGTTATcttacaaaacaaataaaataacacTTTTATTTGGGCTTAACTCGTATGTTCTAGACCTTTTAACCCCGTACTActatttcccaaaaaaaaaaaaacccgtaCTACTGATCTTTTAACACGATTTTTCCAAACGACCCCTTAGCGTTAGACTAGCACTATAAAATGCTTTGAAACCCTGTCTTCTTCCCTTGCTGCCTCTAGGGTTTTTAGCTGCCGATCCAACTTGCTCTTATCTTCTTGCGACACATCGGCGTCTACAATCATGGCGGAGCAGGTTCTTATCTCTTTGAATCCTCTCTCTATCTCATGTATACAAATTTGCACTTGCAATCTGAATTGATTTATAGAGAAATCTCAAACATTCGGTTTGTATTGCAGACTGAGAAGGCTTTCTTGAAGCAGCCGGGAGTTTTTCTCAGGTATAGATAGGATTTATGCGAACGAACTTTCTCATAATATGCTCATTTAACCTACATGCTTATAGGTGCTTTGTGGGGTGGGTTTCTGTGAATGGTTTGGAAACTCtttggttaaaattttgaagTTTCGGTTTTTATTGCAATCTGCAGCTCGAAGAAAACGGGGAAGGGTAAGAGGCCCGGTAAGGGAGGTAATCGATACTGGAAGAGCATTGGACTAGGGTTTAAGACACCTCGCGAGGCTATTGAAGGTTCATATCTATTCTGTCCCTCCCGGTATTCTTTGTAGTGGGCtgtgaaaaaattatttttatatctgATAGTGTGGTTTATTTTCGGATATGGAGTgagctttattttatttcttctccCTGATGTATCTGCTTTTGACTATAATGTGTTTTTATGATGATATGTTAAGATTCAAGTTGGCAAGTTGGTAGCTTATGTGCAATATGGGGAAATGTGTAGTTTGGAATAAATCCGGTCTCCAATGCAAATATCAAGCCATAAATATGAAAGTAGtgatttgattatatatattcgACCAACTTATATCAAGCTTGACAACTACTGGGATCTTTAATTATTGATGTGATTGCCCTATCTGCTTATATTAGATGGTTCAACATTTGTGATTTTGCACATTGGAAAAGCTGTGTGAAACCTTATCTTTATACTCCATATATAGTTAGTGTTTattctactccgtaatatatatccATAACATGCTACTAGTTATGTGATATTCGTGTATTAGACCAATTTATGTGATGCAATGTACTGCTAGGTTCTCTAATATGCTCATTCTATACTTTGTGTGCTATAAGGAATCTTCAGTATCTTGCATTAGATTCAGCTCCAATAGCAATTTTTCTTTCCACAGATTTGTTCTTTAATCTCTCTGCTGCTTAGCTAATCGTACTGTTATGATGTGTCTAATACATTCTATTTATCATACATTCATACCAAAATGTGTAGTGTTTCTTTGTATTCCCCACCACAGATTAGGTAATTGTGGAAAATTTGTGTTTCCATCTCAAATGTGGTTCAAGCTTGATTCTAAAAAAGTTCTGTTTCTTGATTTTAGGGACATATATTGATAAAAAATGCCCCTTCACTGGTACTGTTTCTATCAGAGGTCGTATCCTTGCTGGGACATGCCATAGTGCTAAAATGAATAGAACGATCATTGTTCGTAGGAACTACCTTCACTTTGTGAAGAAGTACCAGAGGCAAGACTTAGTCAACATTTCCCCTGTTCTGAAACTTCTAATTTTGTTATGAATTGGACAAATTCTAATTTGTGTTTTGTGCTGTAGGTATGAAAAAAGACACTCAAACATTGCTGCTCACGTATCACCTTGCTTCCGTGTGAAAGAGGGAGATCACGTTATCATTGGCCAATGCAGGTCAATATCAGAACCATTACTATTCTTTTTCCCCTTAATTTTCTCAGTGTTctttttttggatgatgaggGCAACCTCACAATGGGTTTGAGTAAACCctgtcttgtgaccctagccgacaAAGGACCACGAGGAAGTAAACCAGtttaggttacccatagcttgaccggctcaaacctaGAGGGCaaggattcgaactcgtgaccttgtggttacaagcgTGGATCTCTTGGCTAGGGTTATCCCTTGTGTTCTTTTCTTTTGCCAAACATTTTGACAGTGTTGTTCCCATGGCAGGCCGCTGTCCAAAACCGTGAGGTTCAACGTTTTGAAGGTGATTCCTGCTGGCTCTGCTGGTGGCGGAAAGAAGGCGTTTACTGGGATATGATTTTGTGGTTTTCCTGTTACCATCAAATTATTCTGAGTTATGATATTAGACTCCTTTCTGTTGAACTCATACTATTCAGTAGCGCCAGGTTTACATTTTTGAATGCTGAGATGTAGCCGAGTTTTTGAATCACTCAGTTCAGTTTACATTAAGACTTCATTTGCGCTTGGCCTTGTTCTTCTAAGTTTGATTTGTAGAAATATCTTTGCACCATACCAAAATCTACAACTGCTACAACTCTAGCTAATTTTTATCAAGTGATTAAAAGTTTTGATTCGATTTGATACTGTTAGTCTCCGATATCAATTGATgtttttttctaattatattaccattaggccttcctcaatagctAAATTTGGATGTGGTTTgtgatgagtttttgtaagtgtgattagaaaagagaaaatggggtggagtaaaaagaaaaagaaaaacaaaacaaaacaaaaaagaaactataaaaaaaaagaaacagtaATTACGTGCCCATGCTTGCGTAATCTTCCCTGTGGGGTGCCCAGGCTGGCGTAATCTTCCCCGTGGGGCCCACTCCAACAAACTTGAATTTGCAGGAGAAAGAACTCCACAAAGAAACACATCTCCAAATAGATAAAAACGTATTTACTGTTTCAAAATTTGCTTGAAACACATCTCCCAACAGATAAAAACACACTGTTTCAAAATTTACTTAAAATCAATCATTGGGGAAGACCTTAGTTTATacctatataataatttaaaagttttaaaatctaaaatccaagtacttaaaaaaatatttttgaacacaaaaagttaaatttattacttctttttattagattaaaaatattattaaacataaaaattaaatttaaaaattactaaaacaTGCAATGAAGTAAGAGTTagtttgatcaatgaatagtaaacatggtataactattggctAACTCCATAAATTACTTTTCAAAAGTGGAAATTTggttatatatgtgtgtttttAAAAAGAACAGTAGTAATTTGGATACAAATTAATTTTGGTTATGTGTGTTTTTAAAAAGAACAGTAGTAATTTGGATACAAGATTTGTATTTAACACCAGTAAGTAAACTTTtaacaactttaattttataaataaccaTATAGTattatctatatgtataaaatttattgctAATAggttcaattatattattttaattgtaaactAATGGTTGGATTGATGAATTcttgtttaattaatgaaaataaagctatttaaaaaaaaaaaaaaNNNNNNNNNNNNNNNNNNNNNNNNNNNNNNNNNNNNNNNNNNNNNNNNNNNNNNNNNNNNNNNNNNNNNNNNNNNNNNNNNNNNNNNNNNNNNNNNNNNNNNNNNNNNNNNNNNNNNNNNNNNNNNNNNNNNNNNNNNNNNNNNNNNNNNNNNNNNNNNNNNNNNNNNNNNNNNNNNNNNNNNNNNNNNNNNNNNN from Ipomoea triloba cultivar NCNSP0323 chromosome 6, ASM357664v1 includes:
- the LOC116021763 gene encoding 40S ribosomal protein S11: MAEQTEKAFLKQPGVFLSSKKTGKGKRPGKGGNRYWKSIGLGFKTPREAIEGTYIDKKCPFTGTVSIRGRILAGTCHSAKMNRTIIVRRNYLHFVKKYQRYEKRHSNIAAHVSPCFRVKEGDHVIIGQCRPLSKTVRFNVLKVIPAGSAGGGKKAFTGI